The Elusimicrobiota bacterium genome has a segment encoding these proteins:
- a CDS encoding cytochrome ubiquinol oxidase subunit I yields MSTLALARFQFALTIAFHYLFPPLSIGLSVILVVMEGLWLKTRLPLYRQMTRFWARVFGLVFALGVATGVVMEFEFGTNWASYSRYVGDVFGSPLAAEGIFAFFLESVFLGLLLFGWDKVSPRIHFLSTVLVAVGAHLSAVWIVVANSWMQTPAGYHIVGEGPGARAEITRFWEMVLNPSALDRVAHVFLGAWQAGAWLVISVGAYYLLKKRHLEFAKAFVKIGLGVAIVASLGQLVSGHHSAIIVSRTQPEKLAAFEGVYEANAPASAYVFGWVHEKDERVSGLKIPGLLSWMVHGNPAKAVPGLRAFPRENWPPVNATFQTYHVMVGIGFALIALAALGVFYGMRGSLWDQRWLLNLFVIAVLGPQIANQTGWFAAEMGRQPWIVYHLLRTSEGLSKVVPANMIRVSIVMFTLIYLLLLAVFLVLFYQKIKLGPAEEGSV; encoded by the coding sequence ATGTCGACACTCGCCCTTGCGCGCTTCCAATTCGCTCTCACCATTGCTTTTCATTATCTCTTCCCGCCTTTGAGTATCGGGCTCAGCGTTATTCTGGTGGTGATGGAGGGGCTCTGGTTGAAGACCCGCCTGCCGCTTTACCGGCAGATGACTCGCTTTTGGGCTCGGGTTTTCGGGCTGGTGTTCGCCCTCGGCGTGGCCACCGGGGTGGTGATGGAGTTCGAATTTGGGACCAATTGGGCTTCTTATTCGCGCTATGTCGGTGATGTTTTCGGCAGTCCTCTGGCGGCCGAAGGCATTTTCGCTTTTTTCCTGGAATCCGTGTTTTTGGGCTTATTGTTGTTCGGGTGGGATAAAGTTTCTCCACGGATTCATTTTCTTTCCACTGTTTTGGTGGCGGTCGGAGCCCACTTGAGCGCCGTCTGGATCGTCGTCGCCAATTCCTGGATGCAGACCCCTGCGGGGTATCACATCGTCGGGGAGGGGCCGGGCGCTCGCGCTGAAATTACCCGTTTTTGGGAGATGGTGTTGAACCCGAGCGCGCTGGATCGCGTCGCGCATGTCTTCCTCGGGGCCTGGCAGGCTGGAGCCTGGCTGGTCATCAGCGTTGGGGCGTATTACCTTCTCAAGAAGCGTCATCTGGAATTCGCGAAAGCCTTCGTGAAAATCGGGCTGGGGGTGGCGATCGTTGCTTCGCTGGGGCAACTGGTGTCCGGGCATCACAGCGCGATCATCGTGAGCCGTACGCAGCCGGAAAAGTTGGCGGCTTTTGAAGGCGTGTACGAAGCCAATGCCCCGGCAAGCGCCTATGTGTTCGGCTGGGTTCATGAAAAAGACGAGCGTGTCAGTGGCCTGAAGATTCCGGGACTTTTAAGCTGGATGGTTCACGGGAATCCCGCCAAGGCGGTCCCCGGCCTCCGGGCCTTTCCTCGTGAAAATTGGCCACCGGTCAACGCCACGTTTCAAACCTACCATGTCATGGTCGGGATCGGTTTTGCTCTGATCGCCCTGGCGGCACTCGGTGTCTTCTATGGGATGCGCGGGTCGCTTTGGGATCAACGGTGGCTTTTGAATCTCTTTGTAATAGCGGTGCTGGGGCCGCAGATCGCTAACCAAACAGGCTGGTTTGCGGCCGAGATGGGACGGCAGCCCTGGATTGTGTATCATTTGTTGCGAACCTCGGAGGGGTTGTCCAAGGTTGTGCCGGCGAATATGATCCGAGTCTCCATCGTGATGTTCACTCTGATTTATCTGTTGTTGCTGGCTGTTTTTTTAGTCCTGTTCTACCAGAAAATAAAACTAGGTCCAGCGGAAGAAGGGAGCGTCTGA
- a CDS encoding proton-conducting transporter membrane subunit, producing the protein MILALLAIPLGGGLVSLWLRHDRVRRALLLACAVLHTLLTALAWRRLPSPILHGWMALDPLGLYFLSITSLLFLAAAVYGVGYLRREHHGQIQDYEEHIFYINAPEAVFTGCLLLFLATMTLVTVSQHVGLLWVAVEATTLSSAPLIYFHRHHRSLEAAWKYLLICSVGIALALLGNFFLAVAASSRTGSVLTLVIPDLIPHASRLQVPWLKAAFLFYLVGYGTKMGLAPLHTWLPDAHSESPSVVSALLSGALLNCAFLGILRAFQVLAAAGEGPFAQSLLINFGLFSMGIAVVFILGQTDYKRLLAYSSVEHMGILALGVGLGGAGVFGAMLHTINHSCAKAMLFLVAGNLLRVYKSKAVQDVRGACRVLPISGALWIAGFLAITGSPPFGLFISEFTILKAALDTGRIAAAATYLLLLALIFIGMATVMLRMAQGEAPAGIEKPRRDIWITVLPPVFLGMGVLALGLYVPPVLSDHLHVIARSLGVP; encoded by the coding sequence ATGATTCTGGCGCTTCTGGCCATTCCCTTGGGCGGGGGGCTGGTGTCGTTGTGGCTCCGTCACGACCGCGTCCGCCGGGCGCTCCTGTTGGCCTGTGCGGTCTTGCATACTCTTCTGACGGCCTTGGCCTGGCGCCGCTTGCCCAGCCCCATCCTCCATGGTTGGATGGCCCTGGACCCGCTGGGGCTTTATTTCCTGTCGATCACGAGTTTGCTATTCCTTGCGGCCGCGGTGTATGGCGTCGGCTACCTGCGCCGGGAACATCACGGGCAAATCCAGGATTATGAAGAGCATATTTTTTATATCAATGCCCCCGAAGCCGTTTTCACCGGCTGTCTCCTGCTTTTTCTGGCGACCATGACGCTGGTAACGGTTTCGCAGCATGTCGGGCTTCTCTGGGTGGCGGTGGAGGCGACCACGCTCTCCAGCGCGCCTCTGATTTATTTTCATCGCCACCATCGCTCTCTGGAAGCGGCCTGGAAATATCTTCTGATCTGTTCGGTCGGGATCGCGCTGGCCTTGTTGGGTAATTTCTTCCTGGCCGTCGCCGCCTCCAGCCGGACCGGGTCCGTTCTGACTCTGGTCATCCCCGACCTGATTCCCCACGCGTCCCGCCTTCAGGTCCCATGGTTGAAGGCCGCTTTCCTTTTCTATCTGGTCGGCTATGGCACGAAGATGGGGCTGGCTCCTCTGCACACCTGGCTGCCCGACGCCCACAGCGAGTCGCCCTCCGTGGTCTCTGCGCTTTTGTCGGGGGCGCTGCTCAACTGTGCTTTTCTCGGGATCCTGAGAGCTTTCCAAGTGCTGGCCGCCGCTGGAGAAGGCCCGTTCGCGCAAAGTCTGCTGATCAACTTCGGACTTTTTTCCATGGGGATAGCGGTGGTTTTCATTCTCGGGCAGACGGATTACAAGCGGCTTCTGGCTTACTCGAGCGTGGAACACATGGGGATTCTGGCGCTGGGGGTCGGGTTGGGCGGCGCGGGTGTTTTCGGGGCGATGCTCCATACGATCAATCACTCCTGCGCGAAAGCCATGTTGTTCCTGGTGGCGGGCAATCTCCTGAGGGTTTATAAAAGCAAAGCGGTCCAGGATGTCCGCGGGGCGTGCCGGGTGCTTCCCATTTCAGGGGCTCTGTGGATCGCGGGTTTTCTGGCGATAACCGGATCGCCCCCCTTCGGACTCTTTATCAGTGAATTTACCATCCTGAAAGCCGCGCTGGATACCGGACGGATTGCCGCGGCCGCGACTTACCTGCTCCTGTTGGCGTTGATATTCATCGGCATGGCCACGGTGATGCTGCGCATGGCCCAGGGTGAAGCGCCGGCGGGTATTGAGAAGCCCCGGCGCGATATCTGGATCACCGTGCTCCCGCCGGTGTTTTTAGGGATGGGGGTTCTCGCGCTCGGGCTTTATGTCCCGCCGGTCCTCAGCGATCACCTGCATGTGATCGCGCGTTCTCTGGGAGTTCCTTGA
- a CDS encoding NADH-quinone oxidoreductase subunit K — protein MNADVLMVAIILTNLMLLGTSRLAECIRMVAIQGVALGVLPFFVSGELTFHVFLLSAGIIVLKGIMFPFLLSRAVREAHVRREVEPFVGFTLSLVLGALALAAAFWLSSRLPFPLSPGSPLVLPGGFFMILVGLFLLVSRRIAVSQVLGYLVLENGIYIFGISLVHEQPLLVELGVLLDVFVAVFVMGIMIFHINREFDHIDTDRMDTLRDVDL, from the coding sequence ATGAACGCCGATGTATTGATGGTCGCGATCATCCTGACGAACCTGATGCTTCTTGGGACCAGCCGTCTGGCCGAATGTATCCGCATGGTGGCCATCCAGGGGGTGGCCCTTGGGGTATTGCCGTTTTTTGTGAGCGGAGAGTTGACGTTTCACGTCTTCCTATTATCGGCTGGGATCATCGTATTGAAAGGCATTATGTTCCCTTTTCTCCTGTCCCGCGCGGTGCGGGAAGCGCATGTACGCCGGGAGGTGGAGCCTTTCGTCGGATTCACGCTTTCTCTTGTGCTGGGAGCTCTGGCGCTGGCAGCCGCGTTCTGGCTGAGTTCCCGTCTGCCGTTCCCGCTGTCACCGGGCAGCCCGCTGGTGCTGCCCGGAGGGTTCTTCATGATTCTGGTCGGACTCTTTCTGCTCGTAAGTCGCCGCATCGCGGTTTCCCAGGTGCTGGGGTATCTGGTTCTTGAAAACGGGATTTATATCTTCGGGATTTCTCTGGTTCATGAGCAGCCATTGCTGGTCGAACTGGGGGTGCTGCTGGACGTCTTCGTCGCGGTTTTTGTCATGGGAATTATGATTTTTCATATCAACCGGGAGTTTGATCATATCGATACGGACCGGATGGACACGCTGAGGGACGTGGATCTATGA
- the cydB gene encoding cytochrome d ubiquinol oxidase subunit II yields MLNVIWFCLIGILFIGYAILDGFDLGTGAWHLFVKKDEERRLLLNAIGPVWDGNEVWLIAGGGALFAAFPEAYATVFSGFYPAFMVLLAALIFRAVSIEFRSRQPGRWWRQLWDVGFSLSSVIAAVLLGVALGNLTRGIPLGPDHEFAGAFWGLLNPYALLIGLTTLALFSMHGGIYLLVKTEGDVHDRLWGWIMWSVLFFVACYVVATGATLAVNPRMMFPMRENPVLLGVVLLPLIAIVNIVRELRLRQAGRAFASSSIAVASLLMLFGSSVFPNLVISNPQSENSLTIVNAASSQRTLSFMLVIAGIGLPMVLAYTAIVHWVFRGKVRLGPASY; encoded by the coding sequence ATGCTAAATGTTATTTGGTTTTGCCTGATCGGTATTCTTTTCATTGGATATGCCATTCTTGACGGGTTTGACCTGGGTACCGGGGCCTGGCATCTTTTTGTGAAGAAGGACGAGGAACGACGGCTGCTTCTTAATGCCATCGGACCGGTTTGGGACGGGAATGAAGTCTGGCTGATCGCCGGAGGAGGGGCCCTGTTCGCCGCTTTCCCGGAGGCGTATGCCACCGTGTTCTCCGGGTTTTACCCGGCCTTCATGGTGCTGCTGGCGGCGCTGATTTTCCGGGCGGTGTCGATCGAATTCCGCAGCCGGCAGCCTGGACGCTGGTGGCGACAGCTGTGGGATGTGGGGTTTAGTCTCAGCAGCGTGATAGCGGCTGTTCTGCTCGGGGTGGCGTTGGGAAATCTGACGCGGGGAATTCCGCTGGGGCCGGACCATGAATTCGCGGGAGCCTTTTGGGGGCTTCTGAATCCCTATGCCCTGCTGATTGGGTTGACCACGCTGGCGCTCTTTTCGATGCACGGGGGTATTTATTTGCTTGTAAAAACCGAGGGGGACGTCCATGATCGGCTTTGGGGATGGATCATGTGGAGCGTTCTTTTCTTTGTGGCTTGCTATGTGGTGGCCACCGGGGCCACGCTGGCCGTCAACCCCCGGATGATGTTCCCCATGAGAGAAAATCCCGTTCTTCTGGGGGTCGTTCTCCTCCCGCTGATTGCGATTGTCAATATCGTGAGAGAGTTGCGTCTCCGTCAGGCCGGCCGGGCGTTTGCGTCATCCTCGATAGCGGTTGCGTCTTTGTTGATGCTCTTTGGGAGCAGTGTTTTTCCAAATCTCGTGATCTCCAACCCTCAATCGGAGAACAGCCTGACGATCGTCAATGCGGCTTCTTCCCAGAGAACGTTGAGTTTTATGCTGGTCATCGCGGGGATTGGCCTGCCGATGGTTCTGGCCTATACCGCCATTGTCCACTGGGTTTTCCGCGGCAAAGTCCGTCTCGGACCCGCCAGTTATTAG
- a CDS encoding 4Fe-4S dicluster domain-containing protein, whose amino-acid sequence MLSMLLARWKQGKRTIPFPLPSPELPERYRGLPVLQPERCPSGCRLCVDQCPTQALQLGSEGRPRLDLGRCLLCPECQDACPHGALQFSRDFRMAARRREDLWIDGALQKQARLLDEKIRKLFGRSLKLRQVSAGGCNGCEADVNVLNTITFDLGRFGIQFVASPRHADGILITGAVSENMKQALQDTYKAVPSPKIVIAVGACAISGGPFRDHSEVGNGVEGRWPVDLYIPGCPPHPLTILDGLLRLLGKLG is encoded by the coding sequence ATGTTAAGCATGCTACTCGCACGATGGAAGCAAGGGAAGAGAACGATTCCGTTCCCCCTGCCATCGCCCGAACTTCCGGAGCGCTACCGCGGGCTTCCGGTCCTGCAGCCGGAGCGCTGTCCGTCCGGATGCCGCTTGTGCGTCGACCAATGCCCGACGCAAGCGCTTCAGCTCGGTTCCGAGGGCCGTCCTCGTCTGGATCTGGGGCGGTGTCTTCTCTGTCCGGAATGCCAGGACGCCTGTCCGCACGGCGCGCTTCAATTCTCGCGGGATTTTCGCATGGCCGCCCGCCGCCGGGAAGATCTCTGGATCGATGGGGCGCTTCAAAAACAAGCCCGGCTGCTGGATGAGAAAATACGGAAGCTTTTCGGAAGATCTCTGAAGTTGCGGCAGGTGAGCGCCGGCGGCTGCAACGGCTGTGAAGCGGACGTCAATGTGTTGAACACCATCACGTTTGATCTCGGCCGTTTTGGCATTCAATTCGTTGCTTCGCCGCGTCATGCGGACGGGATTCTGATCACGGGGGCTGTTTCAGAAAATATGAAGCAAGCCCTGCAGGATACGTATAAAGCGGTTCCTTCTCCGAAAATCGTTATCGCCGTCGGCGCCTGCGCTATTTCCGGCGGTCCTTTCAGAGACCATTCGGAAGTTGGCAATGGAGTGGAAGGCCGCTGGCCGGTGGATCTCTATATCCCCGGATGTCCCCCCCATCCCCTCACGATCTTGGACGGCCTTCTCCGGTTGCTTGGGAAGTTGGGCTAG
- a CDS encoding phosphoenolpyruvate carboxykinase (GTP): MKANSTLTAPSSHKEALAWVDEMARLCQPDTVYWCDGSLEEKDRLFRECLTDGEFEQLNQEKWPGGYLHRSNVNDVARTEELTFICTRKQEDAGITNNWMAPPEAYRKLGELFQGSMKGRTMYVIPFIMGPANSPFGKIGIEITDSRYVVLSMRIMTRMGTAALLELGSSGSFTKCLHGKADLDPKRRFICHFPEDNTIWSVGSAYGGNALLGKKCLALRIGSYLGQQQGWMAEHMLILGIEYPQGETRYIAAAFPSQCGKTNLAMLIPPKSLPGYKVWTVGDDIAWLHIGPDGRLWASNPEAGFFGVAPGTNAQTNPNAVETIKQNTLFTNVLKTDDNGVWWEDMGPPPAHGINWMGHEWTPASAEKGAHPNSRFTTPAAQCPSISPHWEDPQGVPLSAIFFGARRARVAPLICESRNWQHGVYLGATMASETTAAATGKTGVVRRDPMAMLPFLGYNVGDYFAHWLAIGQRLGAKAPKIFHVNWFRRDPETNKFLWPGFGENLRALLWALDRADGKGRVVETAMGYVPTPDSLNLTGLDLSADVLKKLLEVDPKDWTEDLQDQQAFFNKIGDRLPAALREEQEAFAKRLAL, encoded by the coding sequence ATGAAAGCAAACTCTACCCTAACTGCACCTTCTTCCCACAAAGAGGCGCTCGCCTGGGTTGATGAAATGGCCCGGCTCTGTCAACCCGATACGGTTTACTGGTGCGACGGTTCGCTCGAAGAAAAAGACCGGTTGTTCCGGGAGTGTCTAACCGACGGCGAATTTGAGCAGCTCAATCAGGAGAAATGGCCGGGGGGTTACCTGCACCGCTCCAACGTCAACGACGTCGCCCGCACCGAAGAACTCACCTTTATCTGCACACGGAAACAAGAGGATGCCGGCATTACGAACAACTGGATGGCGCCGCCGGAAGCCTACCGGAAACTGGGGGAGCTCTTCCAGGGTTCGATGAAGGGCCGGACGATGTACGTCATCCCCTTTATCATGGGGCCGGCCAACTCCCCCTTCGGCAAAATCGGGATCGAAATCACGGACAGCCGCTACGTCGTTTTGAGCATGCGCATCATGACGCGCATGGGGACGGCGGCTTTGCTCGAACTGGGAAGCAGCGGGTCCTTCACCAAGTGCCTCCACGGAAAAGCGGATCTGGATCCCAAGCGGCGATTCATCTGCCACTTCCCGGAGGACAACACGATCTGGAGCGTGGGTTCCGCTTACGGCGGGAACGCGCTGCTCGGGAAAAAATGCCTGGCGCTCCGCATCGGCAGTTACCTAGGCCAGCAACAGGGCTGGATGGCCGAACACATGCTGATTCTGGGGATTGAATATCCCCAGGGTGAAACGCGCTACATCGCCGCGGCTTTCCCGAGTCAATGCGGCAAGACGAACCTGGCCATGCTGATTCCGCCCAAGAGCCTGCCGGGGTACAAGGTCTGGACCGTGGGCGATGATATCGCCTGGCTGCACATCGGCCCGGATGGACGGCTGTGGGCGTCGAATCCGGAAGCCGGGTTTTTTGGCGTCGCGCCGGGAACCAACGCGCAAACCAATCCAAACGCCGTCGAGACGATCAAGCAAAATACCCTCTTTACCAACGTCCTGAAGACGGATGATAACGGCGTCTGGTGGGAAGACATGGGACCGCCGCCGGCTCACGGGATCAACTGGATGGGACATGAGTGGACGCCTGCTTCCGCGGAGAAGGGCGCCCATCCTAATTCCCGCTTTACCACCCCGGCCGCGCAATGCCCTTCCATTTCTCCGCACTGGGAAGATCCGCAAGGGGTGCCGCTCAGCGCCATTTTCTTTGGTGCACGGCGGGCGCGAGTGGCACCGCTCATCTGTGAAAGCCGCAACTGGCAGCACGGCGTTTATCTGGGAGCCACCATGGCCTCGGAAACAACCGCGGCAGCGACCGGCAAAACCGGCGTGGTCCGGCGCGACCCCATGGCGATGCTGCCGTTCCTTGGCTACAACGTAGGCGATTACTTTGCGCACTGGTTGGCGATCGGACAGCGCCTGGGCGCCAAAGCCCCGAAGATTTTCCATGTGAACTGGTTCCGGCGGGATCCGGAGACCAATAAGTTCCTCTGGCCTGGATTTGGAGAAAATCTGCGGGCGCTCTTGTGGGCGCTGGACCGGGCCGATGGAAAAGGCCGGGTCGTTGAAACAGCGATGGGGTATGTCCCCACCCCGGACTCTCTTAATCTAACCGGGCTCGACCTCTCCGCCGACGTATTGAAAAAGCTGCTGGAGGTTGATCCGAAGGACTGGACCGAGGATTTACAGGATCAACAGGCCTTTTTCAATAAGATCGGAGACCGGCTGCCGGCGGCGCTCCGCGAAGAGCAGGAAGCCTTTGCTAAACGCCTGGCTCTTTAG
- a CDS encoding hydrogenase: MAPASLLSVSNGQAVDLETVPVLGLPEFRNAVLSLVGKGSRLSALFGHPADGKRVRLYAVLADGSAGSLVVLSADVEGRYPSLACECPQAELFERELFEQWRINPEGHPWLKPVRFNSSPRPLPGAMDYYRVSGSEVHEVAVGPVHAGIIEPGHFRFQCYGEDVLHLEIALGYQHRGIEQALPGGPHPRTLYQMETLAGDTSIGHATAYAQIVEALSDSRVPPRAESLRAIALELERLANHAGDLGALAGDVGYQPTASFCGRLRGDFLNMTALLCGNRFGRGLIRPGGVGFDVDERLAEALLAKLEASFRDLAEAAGLLWKTPSVLARFEGVGGLSRPLAVELGLVGPAARACGLERDARFEFPGGFFRFGQIPVSTWHTGDVFSRAYLRWLEIERSVIFVRERLGTLPDGPVRVEVKPLHPNRLVIALVEGWRGEIAHVALTDGQGRLARYKIVDPSFHNWKGLALAMRGGQISDFPLINKSFNLSYAGHDL; the protein is encoded by the coding sequence ATGGCGCCTGCGTCGCTTTTATCTGTTTCAAACGGCCAGGCCGTGGATCTCGAGACCGTGCCGGTTCTCGGCCTTCCGGAGTTCCGGAACGCTGTCCTCTCCCTGGTGGGGAAAGGTTCCCGGCTCTCGGCGCTGTTCGGCCATCCCGCGGATGGAAAGCGCGTCCGGCTGTATGCTGTTCTGGCTGACGGATCCGCGGGGAGCCTGGTTGTTCTATCCGCTGATGTCGAGGGCCGTTATCCATCGCTCGCTTGCGAGTGCCCGCAAGCGGAGCTTTTTGAACGGGAGCTATTCGAGCAGTGGAGGATCAATCCGGAAGGCCATCCGTGGCTGAAGCCCGTGCGCTTCAATTCCTCTCCCAGACCTTTGCCGGGGGCCATGGATTACTATCGGGTGAGCGGCTCCGAAGTGCACGAGGTGGCCGTCGGTCCTGTGCATGCCGGCATCATCGAACCCGGCCATTTCCGGTTTCAATGCTACGGCGAGGACGTGCTGCATCTGGAAATCGCTCTCGGCTATCAGCACCGCGGCATTGAGCAGGCTCTTCCAGGAGGGCCGCATCCGCGAACCTTGTACCAGATGGAAACACTGGCCGGCGACACGTCCATCGGCCACGCCACCGCTTACGCTCAAATCGTGGAGGCACTTTCGGACAGCCGGGTCCCGCCGCGAGCCGAAAGCCTGCGGGCGATCGCGCTGGAGTTGGAGCGCCTGGCTAACCATGCGGGAGATCTGGGCGCTTTGGCCGGGGATGTGGGCTACCAGCCGACCGCTTCTTTCTGCGGGCGCTTGCGCGGTGACTTTCTGAATATGACGGCGCTTTTGTGCGGGAACCGGTTTGGAAGAGGGCTCATCCGTCCGGGGGGTGTTGGATTTGATGTGGATGAGCGTTTGGCAGAAGCGCTCTTGGCGAAACTGGAAGCTTCTTTCAGGGATTTGGCTGAGGCCGCCGGTCTTCTCTGGAAAACCCCGTCGGTTCTGGCCCGATTTGAAGGCGTCGGCGGTCTTTCGCGCCCCCTGGCCGTAGAGCTGGGTCTGGTCGGTCCGGCGGCGCGCGCCTGCGGACTTGAGCGCGATGCCCGGTTTGAATTTCCCGGCGGGTTTTTCCGGTTCGGACAGATCCCTGTTTCCACCTGGCACACCGGCGATGTGTTTTCCCGCGCCTATCTGCGCTGGTTGGAAATTGAGCGTTCCGTGATATTCGTAAGGGAGCGCCTGGGAACGCTGCCGGACGGTCCGGTGCGCGTTGAGGTAAAACCGCTGCATCCGAACCGCCTGGTGATCGCGCTGGTCGAAGGATGGCGCGGGGAGATCGCCCATGTGGCCCTGACGGATGGCCAGGGTCGGTTGGCCCGCTATAAGATCGTCGATCCTTCCTTCCATAACTGGAAAGGACTGGCCCTGGCGATGCGCGGAGGGCAGATTTCCGATTTTCCGCTGATCAACAAAAGTTTCAATCTGTCCTATGCCGGGCATGATCTTTAG
- a CDS encoding NADH-quinone oxidoreductase subunit H yields the protein MNGIPFFAALLFAPLLSGIINRVKAVFAGRRGPPLLQPYHDMFKLLRKGAVYSRTTGGVFRAGPVVGLAAVLAALMIVPWGGARSAVSFPGDFVMMVCLLGLLRFLTVIAALDTGSSFEGMGASREVTFSALAEPALLLCLAALARQSQALSLSDIFADLPAGVWTNAVAALALVAAALFVVCLAENARIPVDDPNTHLELTMIHEVMVLDHSGPDLAFIFYGSALKLWLFEALLVGVLSSGTGQGNILFWIGGMAGLAVVIGVVESAMARLRLSRIAPLLVGAGVCSLLALLLVMR from the coding sequence ATGAATGGCATTCCATTTTTTGCCGCTCTTCTTTTCGCCCCGCTGCTTTCCGGCATCATCAACCGCGTCAAAGCGGTTTTTGCGGGGCGACGCGGCCCGCCCCTGCTGCAACCCTATCATGATATGTTCAAGTTGCTGCGCAAAGGCGCGGTGTACAGCCGGACCACGGGCGGAGTCTTTCGTGCCGGACCGGTCGTCGGGCTGGCCGCTGTCCTGGCCGCGCTGATGATCGTGCCGTGGGGAGGCGCGCGGAGCGCGGTGTCCTTCCCGGGTGATTTTGTGATGATGGTCTGCCTGCTGGGTCTTCTGCGCTTTTTGACAGTGATCGCCGCTCTGGATACCGGATCGAGTTTTGAGGGCATGGGAGCCAGCCGGGAGGTCACCTTCTCCGCGCTGGCTGAACCCGCGCTTCTTCTGTGCCTGGCCGCGTTGGCCCGGCAAAGCCAGGCTCTTTCCTTGTCCGATATTTTCGCCGACTTACCGGCGGGGGTCTGGACGAATGCGGTCGCGGCGCTGGCACTGGTTGCCGCCGCTCTTTTTGTCGTCTGTCTGGCGGAAAACGCGCGCATCCCGGTGGATGACCCCAACACGCATCTGGAACTCACCATGATCCATGAAGTCATGGTGCTGGATCACAGCGGACCGGACCTGGCGTTTATTTTTTATGGCTCGGCGCTGAAGCTCTGGCTCTTCGAAGCGCTTCTCGTCGGAGTTTTGTCGTCTGGTACGGGTCAGGGAAACATTCTTTTTTGGATCGGCGGCATGGCGGGGTTGGCTGTCGTTATCGGGGTGGTCGAATCCGCGATGGCCCGCCTGCGCCTTTCGCGGATCGCGCCGCTTCTGGTGGGAGCCGGCGTCTGCTCGCTTCTGGCGCTGCTTCTGGTGATGCGATGA